A part of Cryptococcus tetragattii IND107 chromosome 3, whole genome shotgun sequence genomic DNA contains:
- a CDS encoding protein STU1, with product MPKTLTESEVEATLVKLKAADPDKKVDIIQFFGLQLEDVEELPTNIIDPFLLILPPLIRTPHSLLLSSVLSSFLPYFLPLIPKHPTTHLRLALIQVLPALLEKLNDAKERIHSAAGNAIVILGELSWEAEPPVPTSNLNSSGSLKPGSLSSSTNTKSKPHETLPHLWERHLKDVLQGKAWRSKVEGMKVLARVRNKEGAKMGLKSWLGILVDLLEDGDGNVRDQARETVVELLSPPSTPSAARSDFKRLLVARNVRKTIADDIITRILSGEPADRSAPAVVNSEAGKEEGASRSGAATPALSQTDDVDIVYIASPHDLEREFHSMLSFFEGKETEENWAPRERSILRIRGMMKGQAHVKYQAAFIAGLKDGIVEGLSKTVLSLRTTVAQQSCYLLKELPEGLGAAFDNFVEYLLPILGKMSGFTKKLIADRSQTAVTSIITHTTIHPRIFINHIASGIQEKNVQTRAYSVNHLKTFLIVHCHAKHQIEATPGLSDTLDGAVRKALADVNPGVREVARQAFWRYHEVWRSKAEVLMNSLDGQARKQLEKANPRLTASPVASYPSSSSTDAPSSANTKFQSKKVDLKTMLAERRRAVKEAGKRAQETNAGSPRVVSNPVPASSGVQHASTTGLPRSSSAVGIESHVHASSPSPVRSPTLSSSAIRTRFSPSPKPIQFPIQKKTEVDSPLRSRSTSLTPDLGRSPRKSPSPSSRPGLESDESPLRQVSIYPAAGGRYSVGEGRRAVSEFAEVARNGGELEVEGLMLSEGQGGGLEGNTNQEQPPAVQEEVDQDEQSQQPGSEFELEQPVSQQGDIFPTSSSGHVPSTPARSTATPTATPLPSSRNENVNGEKVVGSKVNSEAFQTPLNPRTNALRGGGVIRTPAWKDSPRPEAVTPQMMQKLKERRHERSWWVKRQELLEKASPLKPLTPSPSSAILSDIEALELGAPTFRNLQKIALFCSSHPVRPQPVVEEGEEERRAFEEEKSVWTGLFDRVMDGVIDLLRPDKDKELLEQGLVVLWEIVQHQWPLVDDTQRLCHGLFRLRESHDAVILESTNALTSLLVQISDPMLLLFNLRSSLDRFLTNHPVPLSSFADSPDPVTSAFSQLSVSSSKESPEKMTRNSGYLLGLTSIGMCVLRLSAPVVVSEGPKLGQIVMEAIKDSSSIIRQAAHSLLLAIQCVIHDSRKTLAFVPALSQGQKDLAVYYMAQNGVLEQIGLHKKAANEGETGGEEKRDNMAGELAGLMSRGVIRE from the exons ATGCCTAAAACGCTAACAGAATCTGAGGTAGAGGCTACTCTTGTGAAGCTCAAGGCAGCAG ACCCCGACAAGAAAGTCGATATCATACAGTTCTTTGGGCTGCAGCTTGAGGATGTAGAAGAA CTTCCGACAAATATTATTgaccccttcctcctcatcttaCCTCCTCTCATCCGTACACCCCACTCCCTTTTGTTATCCTCCgttctctcttctttcctcccctACTTCTTGCCTCTCATCCCTAAGCACCCCACGACCCATTTACGCTTGGCCCTCATTCAAGTCCTTCCGGCGCTACTGGAAAAGCTCAATGATGCAAAAGAGAGAATACACTCAGCGGCCGGCAATGCGATCGTCATTCTTGGGGAGCTGAGTTGGGAAGCTGAACCGCCTGTGCCAACGTCAAACCTCAATTCTAGTGGCAGTCTAAAGCCAGGAAGTCTATCATCAAGTACGAACACTAAGTCAAAACCGCACGAGACACTTCCTCATTTATGGGAAAGGCACTTAAAGGACGTTCTTCAAGGCAAAGCTTGGCGGTCAAAAGTAGAAGGTATGAAGGTGTTAGCAAGAGTGAGAAATAAAGAAGGCGCCAAAATGGGCCTTAAGTCATGGCTAGGCATTCTAGTGGATCTGTTGGAGGACGGGGATGGGAATGTTAGGGATCAAGCTAGGGAA ACCGTTGTTGAGCTCTTATCGCCACCATCAACCCCGTCCGCTGCTCGATCGGATTTCAAAAGGCTGCTAGTTGCGAGAAACGTACGAAAGACGATAGCGGATGATATCATCACACGTATTCTTAGTGGTGAACCGGCTGACCGTTCTGCACCTGCCGTTGTGAATTCTGAggctgggaaggaggaaggtgctAGTAGGTCAGGAGCGGCTACCCCTGCTCTTTCACAAACAGATGATGTGGATATCGTCTAT ATTGCCTCTCCACACGACCTCGAGAGAGAATTCCACTCCATGTTATCTTTCTTTGAGGGTAAAGAGACTGAAGAAAATTGGGCaccaagagagagaagtaTCCTTCGCATACGAGGCATGATGAAAGGACAAGCGCATGTCAAATACCAAGCTGCTTTCATAGCCggtttgaaggatggcaTCGTGGAAGGACTGTCAAAGACT GTACTCAGTCTGAGGACCACAGTGGCTCAACAAAGTTGTTATCTTCTCAAGGAGCTCCCAGAAGGTTTAGGGGCGGCGTTTGACAACTTTGTCGAATACCTCTTACCTATACTGGGAAAGATGTC GGGTTTTACCAAAAAGCTCATCGCAGATCGCTCCCAAACCGCCGTGACATCTATTATTACTCACACTACCATTCATCCCCgtatcttcatcaatcacATCGCTTCAGGTATCCAAGAAAAGAATGTCCAGACCCGCGCCTATTCAGTTAACCACCTCAAAACATTCCTGATTGTCCATTGCCACGCCAAACACCAAATCGAAGCGACACCAGGTTTGAGTGATACGCTGGATGGTGCGGTCAGGAAAGCGTTGGCAGACGTGAACCCGGGTGTGAGAGAGGTGGCAAGGCAAGCATTCTGGAGGTATCATGAAGTGTGGAGAAGCAAAGCAGAAGTCTTGATGAACAGCCTAGATGGGCAGGCGAGGAAGCAGCTCGAGAAAGCTAATCCGAGGTTGACGGCTTCTCCTGTGGCTTCTtatccctcttcatcgtctacCGATGCCCCAAGCTCTGCAAATACAAAGTTCCAGTCCAAAAAGGTGGACCTCAAGACAATGCTTGCAGAAAGGAGGCGAGCCGTGAAAGAAGCTGGAAAGCGAGCACAAGAGACGAATGCGGGGTCTCCTAGAGTGGTGTCGAACCCCGTGCCTGCTTCATCGGGAGTTCAGCATGCTTCCACCACAGGTCTACCGAGATCGAGCTCTGCTGTCGGTATTGAAAGCCATGTACATGCCTCCAGCCCCAGCCCCGTTCGTTCACCCACACTTAGTTCATCGGCTATTCGTACCAGGTTctcaccctctcccaaACCCATTCAATTCCCTAtccagaagaagaccgagGTCGACTCACCCCTGCGCTCGCGATCTACAAGCCTTACCCCAGATTTGGGGAGAAGCCCGCGCAAGTCACcgtctccatcttcaagacCAGGTTTGGAATCGGACGAATCTCCGTTACGGCAGGTCTCGATTTATCCTGCTGCGGGTGGACGTTACTCAgttggggaaggaagaagagctgtATCCGAGTTTGCAGAGGTGGCTAGAAATGGTGGTGAGCTTGAAGTCGAGGGGCTTATGCTGAgtgaaggacaaggaggtgGACTTGAGGGGAATACGAACCAAGAACAACCTCCAGCGGtacaggaagaagtggaCCAAGATGAACAGAGCCAACAACCCGGATCTGAGTTTGAGTTAGAGCAACCGGTATCTCAACAGGGTGATATTTTCCCAACTTCGTCTTCCGGTCATGTGCCATCAACCCCTGCACGATCGACAGCGACACCTACAGCCACACCGTTACCTAGTTCGCGTAATGAAAACGTCAACGGCGAAAAGGTTGTCGGCTCGAAGGTCAACTCCGAGGCTTTCCAAACGCCACTTAACCCCAGGACTAATGCTCTTAGGGGCGGCGGCGTTATTCGTACTCCGGCATGGAAGGACTCTCCAAGACCAGAGGCAGTGACTCCTCAGATGATGCAGaaattgaaggagagacggCATGAGAGGAGTTGGTGGGTGAAAAGACAAGAGT TATTAGAAAAGGCTTCGCCACTCAAGCCTCTTactccatcaccttcatctgccATACTGTCTGATATTGAAGCTCTCGAATTGGGCGCACCGACGTTCAGGAACCTCCAAAAAATCGCACTTTTCTGCAGCTCGCATCCCGTCCGTCCTCAACCAGTTGTCGAAGAgggcgaagaggaaaggagggcgtttgaagaagagaaaagtgTCTGGACCGGGCTGTTTGATAGGGTCATGGATGGCGTGATAGACCTCTTGAGACCAGACAAG GACAAAGAACTTCTCGAACAAGGACTGGTTGTCCTTTGGGAAATTGTTCAACATCAATGGCCACTGGTCGATGATACGCAGAGACTGTGCCACGGGTTGTTTAGATTGAGAGAAAGTCATGATGCTGTT ATACTCGAGTCGACTAACGCTCTGACATCTCTCCTCGTCCAAATATCTGACCCgatgcttcttcttttcaatcttcGTTCATCCCTCGATCGTTTCCTTACCAACCATCCTGTCCCTCTCTCAAGCTTTGCGGACAGTCCCGATCCAGTGACCAGTGCCTTCTCACAACTGTCAGTCTCGAGCTCCAAAGAATCACCTgaaaagatgacgaggaacTCGGGCTATCTATTAGGGCTTACAAGTATCGGTATGTGCGTATTGAGATTATCGGCGCCCGTGGTTGTTTCCGAAGGGCCGAAACTAGGTCAGATTGTCATGGAA GCAATAAAGgattcttcatccatcatccgcCAGGCTgcccattctctcctcctggCCATCCAATGCGTTATTCATGACTCCAGGAAAACACTTGCCTTTGTGCCTGCCCTGTCACAGGGTCAAAAAGATCTCGCTGTATACTATATGGCACAAAACGGGGTCTTGGAGCAGATTGGACTTCATAAAAAAGCAGCtaatgaaggagaaacagggggggaagaaaagagggatAATATGGCTGGCGAATTGGCAGGGTTGATGTCGAGGGGAGTGATAAGAGAGTGA